Proteins encoded together in one Argiope bruennichi chromosome 1, qqArgBrue1.1, whole genome shotgun sequence window:
- the LOC129964918 gene encoding ragulator complex protein LAMTOR3-like isoform X2: MTNANYGGGDNPEVAKKFLQDIIKRVNGLRAIVITDRDGIPIIKVNAPDIQDPISKPNFLASVSLAIEQAGKLGNGKNNRIICMFNTIQVIHFNKSPLMISLIASSKANTGILLNLESELNGLVEDLRTAIEA; the protein is encoded by the exons ATGACAAATGCAAATTATGGTGGAGGAGATAATCCTGAG GTGGCAAAGAAGTTCTTGCAAGATATAATTAAAAG AGTTAATGGTTTACGAGCTATTGTGATCACAGATAGAGATGGAATTCCTATAATTAAAG ttaatGCTCCTGATATACAGGATCCAATATCTAAACCCAACTTTTTAGCTTCTGTGAGCTTAGCTATAGAACAAGCTGGCAAATTAGGGAATGGAAAAAATAATCGCATCATATGCATGTTTAATACAATACAG gttattcatttcaataaaagtcCTCTAATGATAAGTCTTATTGCTAGTTCTAAAGCTAATACag gaatattattgAATTTGGAATCTGAACTAAATGGTCTTGTTGAAGATTTACGAACAGCTATAGAAGCATGA
- the LOC129964918 gene encoding ragulator complex protein LAMTOR3-like isoform X1, whose product MARFAARAAAISQWSVSHSDVHLYQDNEIKNIDHKMTNANYGGGDNPEVAKKFLQDIIKRVNGLRAIVITDRDGIPIIKVNAPDIQDPISKPNFLASVSLAIEQAGKLGNGKNNRIICMFNTIQVIHFNKSPLMISLIASSKANTGILLNLESELNGLVEDLRTAIEA is encoded by the exons atggcACGATTCGCCGCTAGAGCTGCAGCTATTTCACAATGGAGTGTTTCTCATTCAGATGTTCATTTGTATCAagataacgaaataaaaaatattgatcataag ATGACAAATGCAAATTATGGTGGAGGAGATAATCCTGAG GTGGCAAAGAAGTTCTTGCAAGATATAATTAAAAG AGTTAATGGTTTACGAGCTATTGTGATCACAGATAGAGATGGAATTCCTATAATTAAAG ttaatGCTCCTGATATACAGGATCCAATATCTAAACCCAACTTTTTAGCTTCTGTGAGCTTAGCTATAGAACAAGCTGGCAAATTAGGGAATGGAAAAAATAATCGCATCATATGCATGTTTAATACAATACAG gttattcatttcaataaaagtcCTCTAATGATAAGTCTTATTGCTAGTTCTAAAGCTAATACag gaatattattgAATTTGGAATCTGAACTAAATGGTCTTGTTGAAGATTTACGAACAGCTATAGAAGCATGA